Proteins encoded by one window of Cannabis sativa cultivar Pink pepper isolate KNU-18-1 chromosome 4, ASM2916894v1, whole genome shotgun sequence:
- the LOC115711956 gene encoding transcription factor IBH1-like, translating into MNSQINSPNPNPNSLKNRFAKGFIRALMRIHKSPSNNNNNSPREISKRRRRIKTAANAAMASAVGSRKVLWSQAVLRKIRNNRPGSHGGSRSSRRVIFKRSIINQKSFVKKKREEEEIVGFGEDDEKKLRKVVPGGAAMDICSLLDETAHYIRCLTTQVKVMKTITEIYST; encoded by the coding sequence ATGAATTCCCAAATAAACTCACCTAATCCAAACCCTAATTCACTCAAAAACAGGTTTGCCAAGGGATTCATTAGAGCCTTGATGAGAATACATAAATCTCCTTCAAATAATAACAACAACTCACCAAGAGAGATCTCGAAACGCCGCCGCAGAATCAAGACCGCGGCCAATGCTGCCATGGCCTCGGCCGTTGGGTCCAGAAAAGTACTATGGAGCCAGGCGGTGTTGCGGAAGATCCGCAACAACCGACCTGGCAGTCACGGCGGCAGCAGAAGCAGCCGCCGTGTCATTTTCAAAAGAAGTATTATTAATCAAAAGAGTtttgtcaagaagaagagagaagaagaagaaatagtagGTTTTGGAGAAGATGATGAGAAGAAGCTTAGGAAGGTGGTTCCAGGTGGTGCAGCCATGGATATTTGTAGCTTATTGGATGAGACTGCTCATTATATAAGGTGTCTTACTACTCAGGTAAAGGTTATGAAAACCATAACTGAAATTTACTCAACTTAa